In one window of Pseudobythopirellula maris DNA:
- the xdhB gene encoding xanthine dehydrogenase molybdopterin binding subunit: MGAVGKPLPHESAVGHVTGRARYIDDLAPMAGELCVDFVGSPVARGVVRSIDLAAARAAPGVVCVLTYEDLGGRNHFGPILPEEPFLAEKELVYLGQPVVVIGAETAEAARRACSLVRIDCDQLEPVLSIDDAIAADAFIAPERQLISPGAENDERFKAAFQTAPHTLSGRFHAGGQEQFYFETQSAIALPGEGDSIRVLSSTQSTTETQEVVSEALGVGFHQVICECHRMGGAFGGKETQSTLTAVMASLVAHKTGRPARLVLRRDVDMLTTGKRHPYQTDYRVAFDAEGRLLAVEFRFFSNGGAFADLSTSVLDRTLFHADNAYHTPLMRVTGRVCRTNLPPNTAFRGFGGPQAVVLIESCLHDIAAVVGRDPVDVRRDNLYVDGDPERSVTQYGQTVRDHLLEETLDRLVESSDYRRRFAKAEAFNRQSETQLKGVALSMVKFGISFTTKFLNQANALVNLYTDGSVQVSTGGTEMGQGLNTKIRQVVADEFGLPVERVRMMATSSEKSNNTSPTAASAGTDLNGAAALDACRQIKQRMIAYAAELFGAAPEAVLIEGGRVSARGGEPAAGLDFGEFCARARRERVNLGARGFFATPELDYDPVGGRGNPFYYYTTGAAVAEVTIDRFTGELAFDRADLLMDVGRMINPGVDRGQVIGGFVQGVGWVTNEELRYDGAGRLLSTGPTTYKIPNVTDLPRELNVDFIDNPKHQKNVRQSKAVGEPPLMLGVAVWLAAKHALSCLAPGAPVELAVPATGEELLTRMTRLARSEASHAKAAGSP; this comes from the coding sequence ATGGGCGCCGTCGGAAAACCTCTGCCGCACGAATCGGCCGTTGGCCACGTCACGGGCCGTGCGCGTTACATCGACGACCTCGCGCCGATGGCGGGCGAGCTGTGCGTCGACTTCGTCGGTTCGCCCGTGGCTCGTGGAGTTGTCCGTTCGATCGACCTAGCCGCCGCTCGGGCGGCGCCGGGCGTCGTTTGCGTGCTGACTTACGAGGACCTGGGGGGCCGGAACCACTTCGGGCCGATCTTGCCCGAGGAGCCGTTTCTTGCCGAGAAGGAACTCGTTTACCTGGGCCAGCCGGTCGTGGTGATCGGCGCCGAGACGGCCGAGGCGGCCCGGCGGGCGTGTTCGCTGGTACGGATCGATTGCGATCAGCTCGAGCCGGTTCTGTCGATCGACGACGCGATCGCCGCCGATGCGTTCATCGCCCCGGAGCGCCAGCTCATCAGCCCCGGCGCCGAGAACGACGAACGTTTCAAAGCCGCCTTCCAAACGGCGCCCCACACTCTGTCGGGCCGGTTCCATGCGGGCGGGCAGGAGCAGTTCTACTTCGAAACCCAATCAGCCATCGCCCTGCCGGGCGAGGGGGATTCGATCCGCGTCCTTTCCTCCACGCAGTCGACGACCGAGACCCAAGAGGTCGTCTCCGAGGCGCTTGGCGTCGGCTTCCATCAGGTGATCTGCGAGTGCCACCGCATGGGCGGGGCGTTCGGCGGCAAGGAGACGCAGTCGACCCTTACGGCCGTGATGGCGTCGCTCGTCGCGCACAAGACCGGCCGCCCGGCGCGGCTCGTGCTGCGCCGCGATGTCGACATGCTCACCACCGGCAAGCGGCACCCGTACCAAACCGACTACCGCGTGGCGTTCGACGCCGAGGGGCGGCTGCTGGCGGTGGAGTTCAGGTTTTTCTCAAACGGCGGGGCGTTCGCCGACCTCTCGACCTCGGTTCTGGACCGCACGCTGTTCCACGCCGACAACGCCTACCACACGCCGCTGATGCGCGTCACGGGTCGGGTCTGCCGCACCAATCTGCCGCCGAACACGGCGTTCCGCGGATTCGGCGGGCCGCAGGCGGTGGTACTCATCGAGAGCTGCCTGCACGACATCGCCGCGGTGGTCGGCCGCGACCCGGTCGACGTGCGGCGCGATAATCTCTACGTCGACGGCGACCCCGAGCGGAGCGTCACCCAGTACGGCCAGACGGTGCGCGATCACCTGCTAGAGGAGACGCTCGACCGGCTGGTCGAGTCTTCCGACTACCGCCGGAGGTTCGCCAAAGCGGAGGCGTTCAACCGACAAAGCGAGACGCAGCTCAAGGGTGTGGCGTTATCGATGGTGAAGTTCGGCATCTCGTTCACAACCAAGTTCCTCAATCAGGCGAACGCCTTGGTGAACCTCTACACCGACGGCTCGGTGCAAGTTTCCACCGGCGGCACGGAGATGGGGCAAGGGCTGAACACGAAGATCCGCCAGGTCGTGGCCGACGAGTTCGGCCTGCCGGTCGAGCGCGTGCGGATGATGGCGACCTCCAGCGAGAAGAGCAACAACACGTCGCCCACGGCCGCCAGCGCGGGGACCGACCTGAACGGCGCCGCCGCGCTCGACGCCTGCCGACAGATCAAGCAGCGTATGATCGCGTACGCCGCCGAGCTATTCGGCGCTGCGCCCGAGGCGGTGCTGATCGAGGGGGGGCGTGTGTCTGCCCGCGGCGGCGAGCCGGCCGCCGGGCTCGACTTCGGCGAGTTCTGCGCGAGGGCCCGACGCGAGCGAGTGAACCTCGGCGCCCGCGGGTTCTTCGCCACGCCCGAGCTCGATTACGACCCGGTCGGCGGCCGCGGCAATCCGTTCTACTACTACACGACCGGCGCCGCCGTGGCCGAGGTGACAATCGACCGCTTCACCGGCGAGCTCGCTTTCGACCGCGCCGACCTCCTGATGGACGTCGGCCGGATGATCAACCCCGGCGTCGACCGCGGCCAAGTGATTGGCGGCTTCGTGCAGGGCGTCGGTTGGGTGACGAACGAGGAGCTACGCTACGACGGCGCCGGCCGGCTGCTCTCGACCGGCCCGACGACCTACAAGATCCCCAACGTCACCGACCTGCCGCGGGAGCTGAACGTCGATTTCATCGACAACCCGAAGCACCAGAAGAACGTCCGGCAGAGCAAGGCGGTGGGCGAGCCGCCGCTGATGCTCGGCGTGGCGGTCTGGCTGGCGGCCAAGCACGCGCTGTCGTGCCTAGCGCCGGGCGCGCCGGTCGAGCTGGCCGTCCCCGCCACGGGCGAAGAATTGCTCACGCGGATGACCCGGCTTGCGAGGAGCGAGGCATCGCACGCCAAGGCGGCGGGGTCGCCATGA
- the xdhC gene encoding xanthine dehydrogenase accessory protein XdhC — translation MSHDSLLARAAELAERGSPLVVVTLAEVTGSAPSDTGAKMLVTAEGHDSGTVGGGRVEARAIDEALKMLTEGGPACRLVDWSLKADVGMTCGGRVKLLLERHGADEWPLVVFGAGHVAQALARILVTLPCQATFIDPRGDWLAKLPERVRTIETDDPPAEVDRLPEGAFVLCMTRGHKSDLPVLVRLFQSDRDWPYVGVIGSQAKAAVLRKELAAAGVPAEQAVFHCPIGLPIGTNHPGEIAVSIAAQLLEARDAIKAG, via the coding sequence ATGAGCCATGACTCCCTGCTCGCCCGCGCGGCGGAACTCGCCGAGCGCGGGTCGCCGCTGGTCGTCGTGACGCTGGCCGAGGTGACCGGCTCGGCGCCCTCCGACACGGGGGCGAAGATGCTCGTCACGGCCGAGGGCCACGACAGCGGCACCGTGGGTGGCGGCAGGGTCGAGGCCCGGGCGATCGACGAAGCCTTGAAGATGCTCACCGAAGGAGGCCCCGCCTGCCGGCTGGTCGACTGGAGCCTCAAGGCCGATGTCGGCATGACCTGCGGCGGGCGCGTGAAGCTGCTGCTCGAGCGCCACGGCGCCGATGAGTGGCCGCTCGTCGTGTTCGGCGCCGGGCACGTCGCCCAGGCGCTCGCCCGAATCCTGGTGACGCTGCCTTGCCAGGCGACGTTCATCGACCCCCGCGGCGATTGGCTCGCCAAGCTGCCCGAGCGTGTCCGCACGATCGAAACGGACGACCCGCCCGCCGAGGTCGACCGCCTGCCCGAGGGGGCGTTCGTTCTGTGCATGACCCGCGGCCATAAGAGCGACCTGCCGGTGCTCGTGCGGCTGTTTCAGAGCGATCGCGACTGGCCGTACGTTGGCGTGATCGGCAGTCAGGCGAAGGCGGCCGTCTTGCGCAAGGAACTCGCCGCTGCAGGCGTGCCGGCCGAGCAGGCCGTGTTCCACTGCCCGATCGGTTTGCCGATCGGCACGAACCACCCGGGCGAGATCGCGGTGAGCATCGCCGCGCAGTTGCTCGAAGCACGCGACGCGATCAAAGCCGGTTGA
- a CDS encoding pyridoxal-phosphate-dependent aminotransferase family protein codes for MPATAAAAPLELPTRLLHGPGPSPVAPSVLEALAKPCIGHMDPEFMRVMNEVRSMLQTVFGTENEMTLACSGTGSAGAEMLMDNLVEPGDVCLVGVNGVFGGRLAEKARRAGGEVHTMDADWGQAFDQDAVVAKIEELEPAIACFVHAETSTGVHQPFDRLGEAMHKHGGLLLMDCVTSFAGLPLEVDAWGVDGAYSGTQKCLSCPPGLSPVTLSERAMHKLAGRKTPVHSWYLDLTLVGNYWSGSRAYHHTAPVNMNYALHEALRLVLEEGLEERFARHQATHEKLKAGLLERGFEYASDPDHSLPMLNLVKIPAGVADEAAVRKRLLTEHGLEIGGGLGALAGVCWRIGLMGHGARDESVDTILKALDAELG; via the coding sequence GTGCCCGCTACCGCCGCCGCTGCCCCCCTGGAGCTTCCCACCCGTCTGCTGCACGGACCGGGGCCCTCGCCCGTGGCGCCATCGGTCCTGGAGGCCTTGGCCAAGCCGTGCATCGGGCACATGGACCCCGAGTTCATGCGGGTGATGAACGAGGTGCGTTCGATGCTGCAAACGGTGTTCGGCACCGAGAACGAGATGACCCTGGCGTGCTCGGGTACCGGCTCGGCCGGGGCCGAGATGCTCATGGACAACCTCGTTGAGCCGGGCGACGTGTGCCTGGTTGGCGTGAACGGCGTGTTCGGCGGTCGCCTCGCCGAGAAGGCCCGCCGCGCGGGCGGTGAGGTCCACACGATGGACGCCGACTGGGGGCAGGCGTTCGACCAAGACGCCGTGGTCGCCAAGATCGAAGAGCTCGAGCCGGCGATCGCCTGCTTCGTCCACGCCGAAACGTCGACCGGCGTCCACCAGCCCTTCGACCGCTTAGGCGAGGCGATGCACAAGCACGGCGGCCTGCTGCTGATGGACTGCGTCACGTCGTTCGCCGGCCTGCCGCTGGAGGTCGACGCCTGGGGCGTCGACGGCGCTTACAGCGGCACGCAGAAGTGCCTCTCCTGCCCGCCCGGCTTGTCGCCTGTCACGCTCTCCGAGCGGGCGATGCACAAGCTCGCCGGCCGCAAGACGCCGGTCCACTCGTGGTACTTGGACCTTACGCTCGTGGGCAACTACTGGAGCGGCAGCCGGGCGTATCACCACACGGCGCCGGTGAATATGAACTACGCGCTGCACGAAGCGCTCAGGCTGGTGCTCGAAGAGGGCCTCGAAGAACGCTTCGCCCGCCACCAAGCGACGCACGAGAAGCTCAAGGCTGGGCTGCTCGAACGCGGCTTCGAGTACGCCAGTGACCCGGACCATTCGCTGCCGATGCTCAACCTGGTGAAGATCCCGGCGGGCGTGGCGGACGAGGCGGCCGTTCGCAAGCGGCTGCTCACCGAGCACGGCCTGGAGATCGGCGGCGGCTTGGGCGCGTTGGCGGGCGTTTGCTGGCGCATCGGCCTGATGGGCCACGGGGCGCGGGACGAGAGCGTCGACACGATCCTCAAAGCACTCGACGCGGAACTGGGGTAA